Proteins from a genomic interval of Kribbella aluminosa:
- a CDS encoding phosphomannomutase/phosphoglucomutase encodes MVDVAGIFKAYDVRGVVPEQLDETVARAAGAAFVEVLDVLAGPGAVVIGYDMRPSSPALAAAFAEGVTSTGADVIDIGLASTDQLYFASGRLDLPGAMFTASHNPAQYNGIKMCRAGAAPVGADSGLRDIADLVAKALTEGPATGSTPGHLTHKDLLTAYADHLHDLVDLSGIRPLTVVVDAGNGMGGHTVPAVFADGPVTIIPMYFELDGNFPNHEANPLDPKNLVDLQAKVRETGADLGLAFDGDADRCFVVDEQGDPISPSAITAAVAVRELAKHPGATILHNLITSKAVPELIAEHGGVPVRTRVGHSNIKQKMAETDAVFGGEHSAHYYFRDFWRADTGMLAALHVLAALGEQDRPAGELFAEYERYVASGEINNKVADAAETVAAIEDTYSGRSETDGVTIDHLDGLTVSAGQWWFNVRASNTEPLLRLNVEAADRAGMERVRDEVLALITGASVEEN; translated from the coding sequence ATGGTTGATGTTGCGGGGATCTTCAAGGCTTATGACGTGCGGGGGGTTGTGCCCGAGCAGCTGGACGAGACCGTGGCTCGGGCTGCTGGGGCTGCGTTCGTCGAGGTGCTGGATGTGCTCGCGGGACCCGGGGCCGTGGTGATCGGGTACGACATGCGGCCGTCCAGCCCGGCGTTGGCGGCGGCGTTCGCCGAGGGTGTGACCTCGACCGGCGCGGACGTGATCGACATCGGCCTCGCGTCCACCGACCAGCTGTACTTCGCGTCCGGGCGGCTCGACCTGCCCGGCGCGATGTTCACCGCGAGTCACAACCCGGCGCAGTACAACGGCATCAAGATGTGCCGCGCCGGCGCCGCCCCGGTCGGCGCCGACTCGGGGCTGCGGGACATCGCCGACCTGGTCGCGAAGGCCCTGACCGAAGGCCCGGCGACCGGCTCGACCCCGGGGCACCTCACCCACAAGGACCTGCTCACGGCGTACGCCGATCACCTGCACGACCTGGTCGACCTGAGCGGCATCCGCCCGCTCACCGTGGTCGTCGACGCCGGCAACGGCATGGGCGGCCACACCGTCCCGGCAGTCTTCGCCGACGGCCCGGTGACGATCATCCCGATGTACTTCGAGCTCGACGGCAACTTCCCGAACCACGAGGCGAACCCGCTGGACCCGAAGAACCTGGTCGACCTGCAGGCCAAGGTCCGCGAGACCGGCGCCGATCTCGGCCTCGCGTTCGACGGCGACGCCGACCGCTGCTTCGTGGTGGACGAGCAGGGCGACCCGATCTCGCCGAGCGCGATCACCGCCGCGGTCGCCGTCCGGGAGCTCGCCAAGCACCCCGGTGCGACGATCCTGCACAACCTGATCACCTCGAAGGCGGTCCCGGAGCTGATCGCCGAGCACGGCGGCGTACCGGTCCGGACCCGGGTGGGGCACTCCAACATCAAGCAGAAGATGGCCGAGACCGATGCGGTGTTCGGCGGCGAGCACTCCGCGCACTACTACTTCCGCGACTTCTGGCGCGCCGACACCGGCATGCTGGCCGCGCTCCACGTACTCGCCGCGCTCGGCGAGCAGGACCGACCGGCCGGCGAGCTGTTCGCGGAGTACGAGCGGTACGTCGCCTCCGGCGAGATCAACAACAAGGTCGCGGACGCGGCGGAGACGGTCGCGGCGATCGAGGATACGTATTCTGGCCGCAGCGAAACGGACGGCGTGACCATCGACCACCTGGACGGGTTGACGGTATCGGCGGGACAGTGGTGGTTCAACGTCCGTGCGTCGAACACGGAGCCGTTGCTGCGGCTGAACGTCGAGGCCGCGGACCGTGCCGGCATGGAACGCGTCCGTGACGAAGTACTGGCCCTGATCACCGGCGCATCGGTGGAGGAGAACTGA
- a CDS encoding Trm112 family protein, translating to MAVNLDPDLLSILVCPKCRSEFRVDDEANELICTNAACALAYPVRDDIPVLLIDEARDTRAETESASN from the coding sequence ATGGCAGTCAATCTGGACCCGGACCTGCTGAGCATCCTGGTCTGCCCGAAGTGCCGCTCGGAGTTCCGCGTGGACGACGAGGCGAACGAGCTGATCTGCACCAACGCGGCCTGCGCGCTGGCGTACCCGGTGCGTGACGACATCCCGGTGCTGCTGATCGACGAGGCTCGGGACACTCGTGCGGAAACCGAGTCCGCGAGCAACTGA
- a CDS encoding SIS domain-containing protein, translated as MSLFDDTRLDDPAALSAADHLLRRLATAGARVRAELEASEDVLSKLTSDGFRPRAVVAVGRDARLVRAVLETVCPVPFLAWPGPGLPGWAGPLDLVVVLGGATEDPDAVSAAGEAVRRGCGLMVAAPEDSPVAIASAGLRHAIRLPSQSDDQLASAVAVLQALHQMELGPEVDHKAVASMLDDVAIECSPNKDVASNPAKDLALVLADALPLVWGGSVLAARAARRVVEAFRLASGRPALAADAGHLLPVLNQPPRDLFADPFDKQEELRPALVVLDDGMEDGGVAEQRRKLEDKAQAHDVRVYIVTQANGTDIARYAALTQHGRYAAAYLGLGLGRYGTATDADPAEPGIPSEDPAW; from the coding sequence ATGAGTCTCTTCGACGACACGCGGCTTGACGACCCGGCCGCACTCTCGGCGGCGGACCACCTGCTGCGCCGGCTGGCGACAGCCGGGGCACGTGTCCGGGCCGAGCTGGAGGCGTCCGAGGACGTCTTGTCCAAGCTGACGTCCGACGGTTTCCGCCCACGGGCGGTTGTAGCCGTCGGCCGGGACGCCCGGCTGGTCCGCGCCGTGCTGGAGACGGTCTGCCCGGTCCCGTTCCTCGCCTGGCCCGGCCCGGGCCTGCCCGGTTGGGCCGGTCCGCTGGACCTGGTCGTCGTACTGGGTGGTGCGACCGAGGACCCGGACGCGGTCTCGGCGGCCGGTGAAGCGGTACGCCGTGGTTGCGGGCTGATGGTCGCGGCGCCCGAGGACTCACCCGTGGCGATCGCGTCCGCGGGGCTGCGGCACGCGATCCGGCTGCCGTCGCAGTCCGACGACCAGCTGGCGTCCGCGGTCGCAGTACTGCAGGCGTTGCACCAGATGGAGCTTGGCCCGGAGGTCGACCACAAGGCCGTTGCGTCGATGCTGGACGACGTAGCGATCGAGTGCTCGCCCAACAAGGACGTGGCGTCCAACCCGGCCAAGGACCTCGCCCTGGTGCTGGCTGACGCGCTCCCGCTGGTCTGGGGCGGTTCTGTGCTGGCGGCGCGGGCAGCTCGCCGTGTGGTCGAGGCGTTCCGGCTCGCGAGTGGCCGGCCGGCCTTGGCTGCTGACGCGGGGCACCTGCTTCCGGTACTTAACCAGCCGCCGCGGGACCTCTTCGCTGACCCGTTCGACAAGCAGGAGGAGCTGCGGCCCGCTCTGGTCGTGCTGGACGACGGCATGGAGGACGGCGGCGTCGCAGAGCAGCGCCGCAAGCTGGAGGATAAAGCGCAGGCACACGACGTCCGCGTGTACATCGTGACGCAGGCGAACGGTACGGACATCGCCCGGTACGCCGCATTGACCCAGCACGGCCGGTACGCCGCGGCGTACCTCGGTCTCGGCCTGGGCCGCTACGGTACGGCGACCGACGCCGACCCGGCCGAGCCTGGTATCCCGTCGGAGGACCCGGCGTGGTAG
- the manA gene encoding mannose-6-phosphate isomerase, class I, with protein MVVPLQNTIRDYAWGSPTALPKLLGVEPTGKPQAELWMGAHESAPSVLPSGDTLYDAVSFDPAAVLGEETAERFDGRFPFLAKLLAAAQPLSIQAHPSREQAIDGYQRDEAAGIPRDAADRNYKDAWPKPEILIALEPFDALVGFRPLDRTVALLDAVAPEGFAEFADLLRNGKLREVFTDFMSRDRDAIRPLVAALGQAVAGSAGDFALERETLATLCADFPDDPGVLAALLLNRVRLQRFDAVYLPAGNVHAYLHGLGFEVMANSDNVLRGGLTPKHIDVPELVSVVDFEPLADPVLTATPDGVYETGCEYFAVQRVELTNDERTVDGVGPRIVCCVDGTVDAVGKESAVTLSAGQSAFLSGPEGPCTLRGSGTAFVVSAS; from the coding sequence GTGGTAGTCCCGCTGCAGAACACGATCCGCGACTACGCGTGGGGCTCGCCGACCGCGCTGCCGAAGCTGCTCGGCGTCGAGCCGACCGGCAAGCCGCAGGCGGAGCTGTGGATGGGCGCGCACGAGTCCGCCCCCTCGGTGCTGCCGTCCGGGGACACGCTGTACGACGCGGTCTCGTTCGATCCGGCCGCGGTGCTGGGGGAGGAGACGGCCGAGCGGTTCGACGGCCGGTTCCCGTTCCTGGCGAAGCTGCTCGCGGCCGCGCAGCCGCTGTCGATCCAGGCGCATCCCTCGCGGGAGCAGGCGATCGACGGGTACCAGCGCGACGAGGCGGCCGGGATCCCGCGGGATGCCGCGGACCGGAACTACAAGGACGCCTGGCCGAAGCCGGAGATCCTGATCGCGCTCGAGCCGTTCGACGCACTGGTCGGTTTCCGGCCCCTCGACCGGACCGTCGCGTTGCTGGACGCAGTGGCACCCGAAGGATTCGCTGAGTTCGCCGACCTGCTCCGGAACGGCAAGCTGCGCGAGGTGTTCACCGATTTCATGAGCCGCGACCGGGACGCGATCCGTCCGCTCGTCGCTGCTCTCGGTCAGGCTGTTGCCGGTTCGGCCGGCGACTTCGCGCTGGAGCGGGAAACCCTCGCGACGTTGTGCGCCGACTTCCCGGACGATCCCGGCGTACTCGCGGCGCTGCTGCTGAACCGGGTGCGGCTGCAGCGGTTCGACGCGGTGTACCTGCCGGCCGGCAACGTGCACGCGTACCTGCACGGGCTCGGGTTCGAGGTGATGGCGAACTCCGACAACGTGCTGCGCGGCGGCCTGACCCCCAAGCACATCGACGTACCGGAGCTGGTCTCGGTGGTGGACTTCGAGCCGCTGGCCGACCCGGTACTGACCGCGACGCCGGACGGTGTGTACGAGACGGGGTGCGAGTACTTCGCCGTACAGCGGGTCGAGCTGACGAACGACGAGCGCACGGTGGACGGCGTCGGTCCGCGGATCGTGTGCTGCGTGGACGGCACTGTGGATGCCGTCGGCAAGGAATCCGCTGTGACGTTGTCCGCGGGACAGTCGGCGTTCCTCTCCGGACCCGAAGGACCCTGTACCCTGCGTGGTTCCGGCACGGCGTTCGTCGTGTCCGCATCCTGA
- a CDS encoding cation diffusion facilitator family transporter — MAGGGNKAVVAALAANLGIAVTKFAAWALTQSASMLAEAIHSLADSGNQGLLLLGSKRAKRAADELHQFGFGRERYVYSFVVSIVLFSVGGLFALYEGYHKVHDPHGIDSWQWVPVAVLLLGIVMEGLSFRTAVNESNKLRGNVSWVRFIRNARAPELPVILLEDFAALTGLVLALLGVILTLATGNGVFDGLGSMAIGALLVCVAIFLAIEMKSLLLGESATREAQQRIVAAIENTPGVTRMIHIRTLHLGPEEVLVAAKVAVEPTSDAAVVAQTINAAEHAIREAEPMSQHIYLEPDIYVENYTREDRPAVPDAPSH; from the coding sequence ATGGCTGGTGGCGGTAACAAGGCCGTTGTCGCGGCGCTGGCGGCCAACCTCGGGATCGCGGTGACGAAGTTCGCCGCCTGGGCGCTGACCCAGTCGGCCTCGATGCTCGCCGAGGCGATCCACTCGCTGGCCGACTCCGGCAACCAGGGCCTGCTGCTGCTCGGCAGCAAGCGTGCCAAGCGGGCCGCCGACGAGTTGCACCAGTTCGGCTTCGGCCGGGAGCGCTACGTCTACTCGTTCGTCGTGTCGATCGTGCTGTTCAGCGTCGGTGGTCTGTTCGCGCTGTACGAGGGGTACCATAAGGTCCACGATCCGCACGGGATCGACAGCTGGCAGTGGGTTCCGGTGGCCGTGCTGCTGCTCGGCATCGTGATGGAGGGACTGTCGTTCCGGACCGCGGTGAACGAGTCCAACAAGCTGCGCGGGAATGTTTCCTGGGTCCGGTTCATCCGGAACGCGCGGGCGCCGGAGCTGCCGGTGATCCTGCTCGAGGACTTCGCCGCACTCACCGGCCTGGTGCTGGCGCTGCTCGGCGTCATCCTGACGCTTGCCACCGGCAACGGTGTGTTCGACGGCCTGGGATCGATGGCGATCGGCGCGCTGCTGGTCTGCGTGGCGATCTTCCTGGCGATCGAGATGAAGTCGCTGCTGCTCGGCGAGTCCGCGACCCGCGAGGCCCAGCAGCGGATCGTCGCCGCCATCGAGAACACGCCCGGCGTCACGCGGATGATCCACATCCGCACCCTGCACCTCGGCCCCGAGGAGGTGCTGGTCGCGGCCAAGGTCGCGGTCGAGCCGACCTCCGACGCGGCCGTGGTGGCGCAGACCATCAACGCCGCCGAACACGCGATCCGCGAGGCCGAGCCGATGAGCCAGCACATCTACCTCGAGCCCGACATCTACGTCGAGAACTACACCCGCGAGGACCGCCCCGCCGTACCGGACGCGCCTTCGCACTGA
- a CDS encoding acyl-CoA desaturase, translated as MASAADPGDSAASEFQAVGGRLERGLIWVFIVVPTLALLPAMYFAWGGWIGWHDLLLLVVFYVITTTGIGTGYHRCFTHGSFKSKRGLKIALAIAGSLALEGPVIRWVADHRKHHKFSDREGDPHSPWRYGTTAWAVTKGFVFAHAGWVLWGVDRAEPRHYAPDLLRDRDMAAISRHFRSLAAVSLLAPALIGGLLDRSWHGAATGFFWGTLVRVALMHHVTFSINSICHVTGKKPFEARDRSGNVWWLAILSQGESWHNLHHADPTCARHGVLKGQIDINAWIIRRSEQLGWAYDVKWPDQDRLGKKRTATA; from the coding sequence ATGGCTTCAGCAGCTGATCCCGGCGATTCGGCCGCGAGCGAGTTCCAAGCGGTCGGCGGCAGACTCGAGCGAGGGCTCATCTGGGTGTTCATCGTCGTGCCCACCCTCGCGCTGCTGCCCGCGATGTACTTCGCCTGGGGCGGCTGGATCGGCTGGCACGACCTCCTCCTCCTGGTCGTGTTCTACGTGATCACCACCACCGGCATCGGCACCGGCTACCACCGCTGCTTCACCCACGGTTCCTTCAAGAGCAAGCGCGGTCTCAAGATCGCCCTCGCGATCGCGGGCAGCCTGGCCCTCGAGGGGCCGGTCATCCGCTGGGTGGCCGACCACCGCAAGCACCACAAGTTCTCCGACCGCGAGGGCGATCCGCACTCGCCCTGGCGCTACGGCACCACGGCCTGGGCGGTGACCAAGGGATTCGTCTTCGCCCATGCCGGGTGGGTGCTGTGGGGGGTGGATCGCGCCGAGCCCAGGCACTACGCGCCGGACCTGTTGCGCGACCGCGACATGGCAGCGATCTCGCGTCACTTCCGGAGCCTGGCCGCGGTCTCCCTGCTCGCGCCCGCGCTGATCGGCGGACTGTTGGACAGGTCGTGGCACGGCGCCGCGACCGGATTCTTCTGGGGCACGCTGGTCCGCGTCGCGCTGATGCACCACGTCACGTTCTCGATCAACTCGATCTGTCACGTCACCGGCAAGAAGCCGTTCGAGGCTCGCGACAGGTCGGGCAACGTCTGGTGGCTCGCCATCCTCAGCCAGGGTGAGTCATGGCACAACCTCCATCACGCCGACCCCACCTGCGCCCGCCACGGCGTACTCAAGGGACAGATCGACATCAACGCCTGGATCATCAGGCGATCCGAACAGCTCGGCTGGGCGTACGACGTCAAGTGGCCTGACCAGGACCGGCTCGGGAAGAAGCGTACGGCGACAGCCTGA
- a CDS encoding MerR family transcriptional regulator has protein sequence MRITEAARQLGTTPRMLRYREALGLLPRSRSEHTAQRQYDDRDLAAVQLALDLERRYDVTPAALAFALRALAEPSVAADIRNLGYRTGRLSAPPTQAEIDRERALRWLGRSGVLPPRPR, from the coding sequence ATGCGCATCACCGAGGCCGCTCGCCAACTGGGTACCACTCCGCGCATGCTGCGCTACCGGGAGGCCCTCGGGCTGCTCCCGCGCTCGCGATCCGAGCACACAGCGCAGCGCCAGTACGACGACCGCGACCTGGCCGCCGTACAACTCGCGCTCGATCTCGAACGCCGGTACGACGTGACGCCGGCCGCGCTCGCCTTCGCCCTCAGAGCGCTCGCCGAACCGTCCGTGGCCGCCGACATCCGGAACCTCGGCTACCGCACCGGACGGCTCAGCGCCCCGCCCACGCAGGCCGAGATCGACCGCGAACGCGCCCTCCGCTGGCTCGGCCGCTCCGGCGTACTGCCGCCCAGACCCCGCTGA
- the ahcY gene encoding adenosylhomocysteinase, translating into MTFDYKVADLGLAEFGRKEIRLAEHEMPGLMAMRAQYGESKPLAGARIMGSLHMTIQTAVLIETLTVLGAEVRWVSCNIFSTQDHAAAAVVVGSGSADAPAGVPVFAWKGETLEEYWWCTEQALTWPGGEGPNMILDDGGDATMLVHKGTEFEKAGAVPDPSTADSEEYGVVLKLLTRTLAESPSKWTTIGQGIKGVTEETTTGVHRLYEMHKAGALLFPAINVNDSVTKSKFDNKYGVRHSLIDGINRATDVLIGGKVAVVCGYGDVGKGCAESLRGQGARVIVTEIDPICALQAAMDGYEVTTVEDVVGIADFFVTTTGNKDVITADHMAAMKHQAIVGNIGHFDNEIDMAGLYKTAGVERVNIKPQVDEFRFPDGHTIIVLSEGRLLNLGNATGHPSFVMSNSFTNQVLAQIELFVKTADYPTEVYVLPKHLDEMVARLHLDALGVKLTELTKEQSAYLGVPIEGPYKAEAYRY; encoded by the coding sequence ATGACCTTCGACTACAAGGTGGCGGACCTCGGACTCGCCGAGTTCGGGCGCAAGGAGATCCGGCTGGCCGAGCACGAGATGCCCGGCCTGATGGCGATGCGCGCGCAGTACGGCGAGAGCAAGCCGCTGGCCGGCGCCCGGATCATGGGCTCGCTGCACATGACGATCCAGACCGCGGTGCTGATCGAGACGCTGACCGTGCTCGGCGCAGAGGTGCGCTGGGTCTCCTGCAACATCTTCTCGACCCAGGACCACGCGGCCGCCGCGGTCGTCGTCGGCAGCGGTTCGGCCGACGCTCCCGCCGGTGTGCCGGTCTTCGCCTGGAAGGGCGAGACGCTGGAGGAATACTGGTGGTGCACCGAGCAGGCGCTCACCTGGCCGGGCGGCGAAGGACCGAACATGATCCTCGACGACGGCGGTGACGCCACGATGCTCGTCCACAAGGGCACCGAGTTCGAGAAGGCGGGCGCCGTACCGGACCCGTCGACCGCTGACTCCGAGGAGTACGGCGTCGTCCTGAAGCTGCTCACCCGCACGCTCGCCGAGTCGCCGTCGAAGTGGACCACGATCGGCCAGGGCATCAAGGGTGTCACCGAGGAGACCACCACCGGCGTGCACCGGCTGTACGAGATGCACAAGGCCGGCGCGCTGCTGTTCCCGGCGATCAACGTCAACGACTCGGTCACCAAGTCGAAGTTCGACAACAAGTACGGCGTCCGGCACTCGCTGATCGACGGCATCAACCGCGCCACCGACGTCCTGATCGGCGGCAAGGTCGCGGTGGTCTGCGGGTACGGCGACGTCGGCAAGGGCTGCGCCGAGTCGCTGCGCGGTCAGGGCGCCCGGGTGATCGTCACCGAGATCGACCCGATCTGCGCGCTGCAGGCCGCGATGGACGGGTACGAGGTGACGACGGTCGAGGACGTGGTCGGGATCGCCGACTTCTTCGTCACCACCACCGGCAACAAGGACGTGATCACCGCGGACCACATGGCCGCGATGAAGCACCAGGCGATCGTCGGCAACATCGGCCACTTCGACAACGAGATCGACATGGCCGGGCTGTACAAGACCGCGGGCGTCGAGCGGGTCAACATCAAGCCGCAGGTCGACGAGTTCCGGTTCCCTGACGGCCACACGATCATCGTGCTGTCCGAGGGCCGGCTGCTGAACCTCGGCAACGCGACCGGCCACCCGTCGTTCGTGATGTCGAACTCGTTCACCAACCAGGTGCTGGCGCAGATCGAGCTGTTCGTGAAGACCGCCGACTACCCGACCGAGGTGTACGTACTGCCGAAGCACCTCGACGAGATGGTCGCCCGGCTGCATCTGGACGCGCTCGGCGTGAAGCTCACCGAGCTGACCAAGGAGCAGTCCGCGTACCTCGGCGTACCGATCGAGGGCCCGTACAAGGCGGAGGCCTACCGCTACTGA
- a CDS encoding RDD family protein, whose product MSQLVTGEAVVLQVRIARMPTRALACAIDVLLQGTVLVVLVGLLAGFLLGSKTSQALTVALIFVVVLLVLIGYRVVMETLTRGRTIGKMVLGLKVVRDDGSSIRFRHALVRTLLWLFVDFAPWFAASPGIVASLMNKQGKRIGDMVAGTVVIRERQQPMASPPLFVPGLLVQWAQSLELSRLSDDLANTARDYLARYTELLPGPQLALGEALAARVAAATAPQPPHPIIAPAYLSAVLAERRRRELHRLSTQRTFHTGPFTPSPYTAPFVPGGSSYGIPQGPFAPPSPYGVLPPVAPPGLFAPPTPPANSRPAIVNAQGWAAPGSNEF is encoded by the coding sequence GTGTCTCAGCTGGTCACCGGTGAGGCGGTCGTCCTCCAGGTGCGGATCGCCCGGATGCCGACGCGGGCGCTGGCGTGTGCGATCGACGTACTGCTGCAGGGCACCGTGCTGGTCGTACTGGTCGGTCTGCTCGCCGGGTTCCTGCTCGGGAGCAAGACCAGTCAGGCGCTGACGGTCGCGCTGATCTTCGTCGTCGTACTGCTGGTGCTGATCGGCTACCGGGTCGTGATGGAGACGCTGACCCGCGGGCGGACGATCGGGAAGATGGTGCTCGGGCTGAAGGTGGTCCGCGACGACGGCAGCTCGATCCGGTTCCGGCACGCGCTGGTGCGGACGCTGCTGTGGTTGTTCGTGGACTTCGCGCCGTGGTTCGCTGCGAGTCCGGGGATCGTCGCCAGCCTGATGAACAAACAGGGCAAGCGGATCGGGGACATGGTCGCCGGTACGGTCGTGATCCGCGAACGGCAGCAGCCGATGGCGTCGCCGCCGCTGTTCGTCCCGGGCCTGCTGGTGCAGTGGGCGCAGTCGCTCGAGCTGTCGCGGCTGTCCGACGACCTCGCGAACACGGCCCGCGACTACCTGGCGCGGTACACCGAACTCCTCCCCGGCCCCCAGCTCGCCCTCGGCGAAGCCCTCGCCGCCCGGGTCGCCGCCGCCACCGCCCCCCAGCCCCCGCACCCGATCATCGCCCCCGCCTACCTCTCCGCCGTCCTCGCCGAACGCCGCCGCCGCGAACTCCACCGCCTGTCCACCCAACGCACTTTCCACACCGGCCCCTTCACCCCCAGCCCATACACCGCCCCGTTCGTCCCCGGCGGATCGTCGTACGGCATCCCGCAAGGGCCGTTCGCCCCACCCAGCCCGTACGGCGTGCTTCCACCCGTCGCCCCGCCTGGGCTATTCGCGCCGCCCACCCCGCCGGCCAACTCGCGTCCGGCCATCGTCAACGCCCAGGGCTGGGCAGCCCCCGGAAGCAACGAGTTCTAA
- a CDS encoding stage II sporulation protein M: MDVEAFVSVHQPQWDRLALLTRRQRRLTGAEAEELVVLYQRVGTHLAALRAGGADPVSIGRLSGLIADARGAVTGAQAPVWRDISKYFLVSFPAALYASRRWWITIGLLFYLVAAWTAWRVLAHPEVVSSIATPEEVKQLVNHDFQSYYSDNPAQDFALRVWINNATISAAVLALGILLVPSVFVLWDNAMNLGLSAGLMIANDKGGLFFSLITPHGLLELTAVFIATAAGLRLGWSWIVPGPRTRMQSLAQTGRATVGMAIGLAAVLLVTGLIEAFVTPFLPGPVRVTIGIVVELAFFTYVWTFGRHAYHHGEYGDIDESDREATAPVSA, encoded by the coding sequence GTGGACGTAGAAGCGTTTGTGTCGGTGCACCAGCCGCAATGGGACCGCCTGGCGCTCCTGACCCGTCGCCAGCGCCGCCTGACCGGTGCGGAGGCCGAGGAGCTCGTAGTGCTCTACCAGCGCGTCGGCACGCACCTGGCCGCGCTGAGAGCCGGCGGTGCCGACCCTGTGTCGATCGGTCGCCTGTCCGGGCTCATCGCAGACGCCCGTGGTGCGGTCACCGGTGCCCAGGCGCCCGTCTGGCGGGACATCTCGAAGTACTTCCTGGTGAGCTTCCCGGCCGCGCTGTACGCGTCCAGACGCTGGTGGATCACCATCGGCCTGCTCTTCTACCTGGTGGCGGCCTGGACCGCCTGGCGGGTGCTGGCGCATCCGGAAGTGGTCAGCTCGATCGCTACGCCCGAAGAGGTCAAGCAGCTCGTCAACCACGACTTCCAGTCGTACTACTCGGACAACCCCGCTCAGGACTTCGCTCTGCGTGTGTGGATCAACAACGCGACGATCAGTGCCGCCGTACTGGCACTGGGCATCCTCCTGGTCCCCTCGGTCTTCGTACTGTGGGACAACGCGATGAACCTCGGCCTCAGCGCCGGCCTGATGATCGCCAACGACAAGGGCGGCCTCTTCTTCAGCCTGATCACGCCGCACGGTCTGCTGGAGCTGACGGCGGTCTTCATCGCCACGGCGGCCGGCCTGCGCCTCGGCTGGTCCTGGATCGTCCCAGGTCCCCGCACCCGCATGCAGTCCCTCGCACAAACCGGCCGCGCCACTGTAGGCATGGCGATCGGCCTGGCGGCGGTCCTCCTCGTCACCGGCCTGATCGAGGCGTTCGTCACCCCGTTCCTGCCCGGCCCGGTCCGCGTCACCATCGGCATCGTCGTCGAGCTGGCCTTCTTCACCTACGTCTGGACCTTCGGCCGCCACGCCTACCACCACGGCGAGTACGGCGACATCGACGAGTCGGACCGCGAAGCGACGGCACCGGTCTCCGCCTGA
- a CDS encoding DUF1206 domain-containing protein: MRHSRTYDIAITVGLVAYGIVHLLVAWIALQLAFGRPSQEASQQGALKELAGRPLGGVLLWVVAAGLFVLVIWRVLELGWGHRDLHKKLSSVGRAIVYLVLGVSAVKVAVGAGGSSSGEQQTLSARLMSHAAGRVLVVGIGVAIIGIGCYQVYKAITKSFTEDLAGGVAEVTVLLGRIGYAAKGVAFVVVGGLFGWAAIGYDPQKAGGLDTALRTIKDQPFGSVLLTVLAVGIAAFGGYCFSWSRNARR; encoded by the coding sequence GTGCGACACAGCCGGACCTATGACATTGCCATCACGGTCGGCCTGGTCGCGTACGGCATCGTCCATCTGCTCGTGGCCTGGATCGCACTCCAGCTGGCGTTCGGCAGGCCGTCGCAGGAGGCCTCCCAGCAAGGCGCCCTCAAGGAGCTGGCGGGCCGGCCGCTCGGCGGCGTACTGCTATGGGTTGTCGCGGCCGGCCTGTTCGTCCTGGTGATCTGGCGGGTGCTGGAACTCGGCTGGGGCCACCGCGACCTGCACAAGAAGCTGTCCTCGGTCGGCCGCGCGATCGTCTACCTGGTGCTCGGCGTGAGCGCGGTCAAGGTCGCGGTCGGCGCCGGCGGTTCGAGCAGTGGGGAGCAGCAGACGCTGTCCGCACGGCTGATGTCCCACGCCGCGGGCCGGGTGCTGGTCGTGGGCATCGGCGTCGCGATCATCGGGATCGGCTGTTACCAGGTGTACAAGGCGATCACGAAGAGCTTCACCGAGGATCTGGCCGGCGGCGTCGCGGAGGTCACGGTGCTGCTCGGCCGGATCGGGTACGCCGCGAAGGGCGTCGCGTTCGTGGTCGTGGGCGGACTGTTCGGGTGGGCCGCGATCGGCTACGACCCGCAAAAGGCCGGCGGTCTCGACACGGCCCTGCGCACGATCAAGGACCAGCCGTTCGGCTCGGTGCTGCTGACGGTGCTGGCCGTCGGGATCGCGGCCTTCGGCGGCTACTGCTTCAGCTGGTCGCGGAACGCCCGCCGGTGA